The window TATTTTATTGCACAAGAGACGACTTTAAAAACGAGAATAGAGTTGTTACAGGTCAATTAAAAAACGAACTATACCTTAAACAAGGGAATAAACTCAGGGATAAAGCCGTACCTTTGCCGAAAATTTTCAGGTATGTCATTATACGGAATTCTGATTATCCTTTTCTTTTACGTTATGGGAGAGGTTTTGAGTAAGTTGATCGGTGGCTTTATCCCCGGAAATGTAATAGGGATGGTACTGCTGTTTGTGGCATTGATGCTGGAGTGGATCAGTCCTGCCTATTTGCGGAAAACCGTAGCCTGGTTTACCTCCAATATGACGCTGTTCTTTATTCCGTCATCGGTTGGTTTGATGATTTCGTATCATTTAATCCAGTCGCAGATCTGGTCAATTCTGGCAACGTTACTCTTCAGCACCATTCTGGTCATGATTGTTGTGGGTTGGATTCATCAAAAAATAGCAAAATAATGGTTGCAGAGATTCTTCATTCCGAGATATTTATTCTTGCACTTTGTATCGGGGCTTTTTTGATAGGAAAAGGAATTTTTTCGAGATTAAAGAATCCTATATTCCATCCCCTGTTGATTGCCGTTT of the Parabacteroides sp. FAFU027 genome contains:
- a CDS encoding CidA/LrgA family protein translates to MSLYGILIILFFYVMGEVLSKLIGGFIPGNVIGMVLLFVALMLEWISPAYLRKTVAWFTSNMTLFFIPSSVGLMISYHLIQSQIWSILATLLFSTILVMIVVGWIHQKIAK